GAGGTAGTAAGATTTGGCCTTAGGGTTAATTCCAGTACTGAtaataacagcaataataagTCCATAAATACCCAAAACTCCAGCCATAACAACAGGAACAATCGACTTCATCACCAGCTCCGGTCTCATCACTCCCATTGAAGCCACACCGACACCACTCTTTGCCGTTCCATACGCCGCTCCCATACCTTCCtccatcaaatcaaatcaaacaaaAGTCAAAGTTATTCTCACAacttcttcttttccttcttgcaaATTAGAACAATTCAACAACTCTTCAATAAATCAATTTCAAATCGATGAAGATCCTAACATGAAATACTTGACTAACTACCAATAATTAGTACTTGATCATGAGATTTGGATAAAACTTCAGAATCTTAATCTATGATTTGCTATAGCTTACTGAATCAAACAAAATAATTGCTATACAGAAAAATTGAATCAACAACCAAACTATATAagtaaattaaacaaaaaaaatcatgcaGTGTGTTCATTGCTTTTCGATCGAAACGCAAGATGCAAATCGAACATGAAAATTTCATTGAAAGGAGATCGTGAAAAGAGGAACACAGATCTAATTGAGAGAAATTAGTTAGAGATTGAATAATTACATGAGAAAACGAGTGCAGCTGCGGCGCCGAGGAAGCCGAAAAACGGTGCCGTTTCATCGCCGCTGAACGGAGCCATTGATGGTGAAACGACGACGTCGAATAGATAGATCCGATCTAAGAATTACGGTGATCGCAGAGAAAGAAGATCGAAGCACACGGAGGGAGCGGTTGTGAAACGTGGGGTGTGTGACTTCAGAAATTCTCAACCTTAtaatacataaatataaatatagttGGTTCATAATTACATCTTCTTCGGGTCAAACAAACGGGTCGGGTCAAACTAACACGAACCCGGATATGACCAGCTAAGTCTAGTTGTCATTTCATAACTTAatggtttggactttggagttGGGCTTTATAGCGTAGGGTCTCAACCAATCAAACAAAGTTTTTTCATATAATCCAACTCATCCAATTTAATAAAATGAACTAAAACCAACATCTTCAAAAGAAATTTAAGTCTTAAAAATAACAGCTACGCAAGGTAAAAATAAATGTGTTAGGGTGTCATTGTGATACCTAAATTAGTTAATATAGATACCGTTTGGGAAAATAGCTTAATTAAGGTCCTGTTTGAAAACACAGTTTAATTAAGCGCTTGttgtcataagctattttaaattttttattgaaataaattgaaaataaggtATATATAAGGATAATTATTTGTCCACACCTCAtctttgaggtggaaagaggtggaggatgagagagataggaagaaaaaaaaagtaagagagagaaagtataaaatatgatagatgataagaggagagagatagaaataaaaataggtgaaaatgaagtgtatagcatatgaggtgtgtatatatcattactcgctatatataaacataagctttttttcataagctatcatgagtaacttatgaaaataagctcaaaacagctaaCTTAAGTTGTTAGCATAAGCTCTcacaaacactgacataagagcttatgttaTCAGATAAGTTCAAATAAACTATTCCAAACGAGATCTAAGTGCTTATGATCATAAATAGTCATAAATTTATTCAtaagatatttaaaaaaaatattgaaatacattaaaaataagctatatatataagcataagttatttttcataagctatcatgagTAGTTTAttttagcttatgaaaataagctcaaagtcGTAAACTGTTTGCaaaagctctcccaaacactaaCATAAACGTTTATGCTATCAGGTAAACTCAAATAAGTTCTTCTAAACGGGGACTAAATGTGCTCGGGCTAAATGGTAAAAAAATGTTTCCTATAAAATGGAGTTGGTTCGATCAGTGAAATATGTTTGATTAGGTTCAAGAATTGGACCGTACTCACTACACCTCTAGTCATAATGGGCTTGGGCTATGCCCTTCATTGAAGGTCCAGATCCTATAATAGAGGATTGTCCATAACACCACACACGTGACGTGTGTTCTCAGAAGAAGTAGtgagagaggaagaggaagaggaagaggaagaagaaaatggcaATCACCCTGAACAGCGGTTTCAAGATGCCGATCATTGGGCTCGGAGTGTGGCGGATTCAAGGGCAAGAAATCAAGGACCTCGTTCTCAATTCCATCAAACTCGGTTATCGCCATTTTGATTGTGCTGGTAAGATTGTGAATATGcatctgattttggttttgatttttgatgatttgatgaagTTTATTGACGAGATTTCAATGTGTTGCAGCTGATTACAAGAACGAACCAGAAGTTGGAGAAGCGCTTAAAGAAGCTTTTGACAGTGGCCTTGTGAAAAGGGAGGATCTTTTCATCACCACCAAGGTAATGTAATgtgttttgtttattttctgTGATTCAGTCAGAATCAGATAATTACTTTATTAACAACCTTGCTGCTTGATTGAATCTGCTTTCAGCTTTGGAATTCTGATCATGGGCATGTTCTTGAGGCCTGCAAAGACAGTCTGAAGAAGCTTCAGCTAGATTATCTGGATTTATATCTTGTTCATTTTCCTGTAGCCACTAGGCATACTGGTATGTTGGCTACTTGCTTTCTTGTCACCTTTGAATCTATCTTTTTTCTGCATGAAAGGAATGATCTAACTCAGCAGAGTGTTTTAGCATATTGGATTGATAAAATACAATGAGCTTTAACTAAATTGAATTATTGGGGTCTGATATATGCATAAATATCTTACTCCCTTGTTAAAACTGTTTTAAACCTTTTAAATGTTATATCTTTGTTTCTCTTTTGGTGGTCTATCTCTCTTGTTCTTCTGTTTACATGTAtgtatttcatgaaattaataCCTATTAGATTAGATGATATTGTTTGGTTATTTTAACCTAGGAAGCACTGACAGTACATATGTTTGCGTGTGCGTGTCCGATCGTTTCATATTTGTGTCTGTGTCATGTTTAGTGTACATGTTTGCGTCTGCACTTTGTAGTTAACAAGTGATTTAAAAGTCCATTCATATGTTCTCTATATGATTTTTTCATATACTACATCTACATGCATGCAGGGGTTGGTACTACTGATAGTGTGAAGGGTGAGGATGGAGTCCTGGACATAGACACCACCATATCCTTGGAAACTACCTGGCATGCGATGGAAGGTCTTGTTTCGTCGGGCTTGGTTCGCAGCATAGGGATCAGGTGTGATTTTGTGCTGCTAACAATCTTCTCTGTGCTCTAGTAGATGTGCTGgaaatctttttatttttatgactgCAGTTTATGTGATAACTGGTAAGCTTTAGTCATATGTAAACACTTAAAATGAGGGTTGGTATGATCACATAAGCTTTATTCTGCACTACGCTCCAGTAGATGCTCTGGAAATCCTTTGTGTGATAAGCTTTATCCAGTAACTTGATGAcacaaaatttaatttcatcaaGGTTGGTGTGGTGACAGTCTCTCTTTAGCCATTACTCACACATGATTTTAATTGCACCTTTCAACTCCTTGATGCAAGTTTACTTATTTTGGGATGATTAGAGACTTGCATGCAGGCAAGGTTTTTTGCAAAATCCATCATATCATTAATAACGGTCTCTTCAAGTAACTAAGCAATCAACTTCATTGActtgtatatatacatgtaatAAATACATATTCTAGACTTCTTGTATTTGTATGTTGATTTTTTCATCCTTATCACATGTTTCTAGTACTGCTTAGCTATTACCAGTTTATCACTACTTCTAGTGGGATAAGGCTAGGTTGTCATTGCTTGTTGTTAGCCTCACCTATAATGAAAGAGGAATAAATTGAATACCCCATGGAGGTTTAATTTTCGTGGTCTAGATGTTCCTAGTATTGACTTGAGAAATGTTTGATTCTACTAAATGAAATTAGTATCTGACAGAAAACTATTTGCAGCAACTATGATATCTTTTTGACCAGAGATTGCTTAGCATATTCCAAGATAAAGCCGGCTGTAAATCAGATTGAAACTCATCCATATTTCCAGCGTGACAACCTTGTCAAATTTTGTCAGAAGCATGGGGTTAGTGTCACAGCCCACACTCCACTGGGAGGTGCTGCAGCAAACACGGAATGGTTTGGTTCAGTTTCATGTTTGGATGACCAAGTTCTCAAAGTGAGTTATCATTACTAGTTTGCAAACACTTATTACTATCCAGTTGTCGTATTTGCGAATCATTGTCTATCCCAAAAACAATAATTGGCAGCCCAGAACATGAGTTGAACTAATATGAGAGTCTATAATTTCTTTGATTTCAGGGTCTTTCTGCAAAATACAAAAAGACCACTGCGCAGATTGCTCTTCGCTGGGGCATTCAAAGGAACACTGTGGTCATTCCTAAAACATCAAAACTGGAGAGATTGAAAGAGAATTTCGATGTATTTGATTTTGAGTTGTCTAAAGAGGACATGGAGCTCATAGGAAGCATAGACAAGAAATATCGGACTAATACCCCAGGCATATTTTGGGGCATAGATCTCTATGCATAAGAATGTCCATCCTTTCTAAGCGTGCATCAGGATCCTCCAAATAAGTGCAAACACCATGGCCTCTCAAACCTTGAAACTTGGGTTGAGTTTCAGATTTGGCATAGGCTATTCTTTCAGGCCATCCTTAGTAGCTCATGTGACTTGATATTGTGAACCATAGCTCATGTGACAGAATAATTTGCTGCTTAAAGTGTTTATCCACTTGTTTACTCCTTTCCCTTTTTGTCTTGTTCCATTTTTATCCATTTGAACgtttagttgataagtttctgGAATGAGGGACATATTGGACTTTAAAACTCGACAGTGATAAATTGACTGCAGTGAGATCAGAAATgaatcaaaaagaaaatgtcAAATTGTGCAATTCTAGTTTACATGCCACTACCAGTGACAAAGCTATTGAATGATTTGGCTAATGCTATGATTGGGATTTGTGTAGTTCTCTTAATCAAGGTTAGATGGCCTCCTAAGAAGACAAGGGAGGAAATTCCGAGTCTTTTTATTCATACCTCTTAAAAGTGTCCTTATAGTATGTAATATCATTCTCCTGACAACGGAACTAGATCTTCCTATGTGACATGATCTTATTCAggcttaaaaaaaacaaatatagaaTGATGTCTTTCACCCCAAAAATCTTACATGGAGCATTTCAATCTATCATGAACATGTGGCTATCAGATACAACAAATCAAAAACACAAGTTGATGGACACTGCTTAAACAAGAATTGCTCTTTGATTATTATAAgcttttatgtaaataaaacaACATGCACTAACTAATAACTATGTACATCCTGAGAAATAATGAAGTTTATACTGCAACATTTATGATAACTACACATTGTCTTACACTCTTGGTTGTGTTTGAGTATCCGTTTAGTGTAATGTGAACGAACTTTCATCTAAATTTATAAAAAGAGTCTCCTTCACTCTTTATCTTGAACTGCGTGTTAGCACTCGTCTCCACTGTTGTTGAGATTTATCCAAAAATAGCCTTACAATCTCAGAGAACAA
This portion of the Lotus japonicus ecotype B-129 chromosome 3, LjGifu_v1.2 genome encodes:
- the LOC130747552 gene encoding V-type proton ATPase 16 kDa proteolipid subunit-like; the encoded protein is MAPFSGDETAPFFGFLGAAAALVFSCMGAAYGTAKSGVGVASMGVMRPELVMKSIVPVVMAGVLGIYGLIIAVIISTGINPKAKSYYLFDGYAHLSSGLACGLAGLSAGMAIGIVGDAGVRANAQQPKLFVGMILILIFAEALALYGLIVGIILSSRAGQSRAE
- the LOC130747554 gene encoding NADP-dependent D-sorbitol-6-phosphate dehydrogenase-like gives rise to the protein MAITLNSGFKMPIIGLGVWRIQGQEIKDLVLNSIKLGYRHFDCAADYKNEPEVGEALKEAFDSGLVKREDLFITTKLWNSDHGHVLEACKDSLKKLQLDYLDLYLVHFPVATRHTGVGTTDSVKGEDGVLDIDTTISLETTWHAMEGLVSSGLVRSIGISNYDIFLTRDCLAYSKIKPAVNQIETHPYFQRDNLVKFCQKHGVSVTAHTPLGGAAANTEWFGSVSCLDDQVLKGLSAKYKKTTAQIALRWGIQRNTVVIPKTSKLERLKENFDVFDFELSKEDMELIGSIDKKYRTNTPGIFWGIDLYA